The region GCAATCAAAATTGTTATGTAATAAGTGACAATTGGGATGTTATGAAATAATTAATGATATACTATACCTTTATTATGGTAATGCACTTCGTATGATTGCCTACCATTTTCTTTTGGGGCATTGATAATTTTTACAACATACGAAGGTATAATGTTTATATTCTTATTTCTATATATTAAATGTTCAGGTACCTAAAATATTTCAGCACCATTAGTTGAATGAAAAAaggaatatattaatatattaactgTACTTAAAAGTACAAATAATAATGAAATAGTAAACACTAAATGGATAGCTACAGTTTGAAGGCCAAGAAATGTTTTAGCACttcaaaaatttctaaaattggttaaaaaaaaaaatttcttactGTAATAACAGCCTTGGTCGACTTCTGTACCAAAACTTGCCTGTATGATTCCATTGTGTCTATTACCTCCTTATATTGTTACTTAAAAGTATTACatctaaattaataaaaaaaaaccttTTTGTTTCCTCCTTTTACGGACCACAAATTGAAACCTGCTCCAGCTATAGATACAGCACCAAGAAAACTATGAACAGTAGTATCTTGCCCATAATTTACAACTAGTGTTGACTTGACAAGTTCATCTATCATTTGGTCTGAATAACCAAGATTTAAAAGATAATCTTTTATCGATGTTTGTAATAATTTTGGAAACCCATTATTCATGGCTGATAACAAACCAGTAACATTTTCAAATGATTTTCCAGCATCCTGCAGATCGTATATCTTTGCAAAATCATTTAATATAGACTGCACAAGTCTGTTAGAAAGAAAGTCAAATTaactattattataatattgatTAGTACATTTTTGAAAACGATTTCAGTAATATATCCATACCTGTTAAGACTAAATGGCTCAATACCATatctataaagcagtttagcaAAAGATATCACTTCCCAATTGCTTTCTTCGAAGACAAATTCATTACCATTCCAAATACCAACTTTATTACCATCAGTTGACGTTCTATGTTCTAAGCCTAAAGAGATAATTTGATTATAAAGATaaggaaaaatgttatataaaattatatgtaAAATAATGTACCAAGCAATTTAACAAATTCTTGCATGTATTTATTTTGAGGGTGTATGATTGCACCACCAGCTTCGAATTCATTCTCATCAATTTGTACTGTAGCTAAACGTCCACCAATTGTCTTTGCTTCATACAAATCAATGTTAAGATTACTTTGAAATAATTCTGTAAGAAAATGGGAACTCGATGCTCCTCCAATGCCGCCACCAATAATTGCTAAAACAGTGTTAGTAGATATTAATTTGCACATATAATGTTACTATGTCatctttattattaaaaatattttgattaaatataataatatatttttcaatgattGAATTATATCATTggaattgctttattttaaatatattaaaaaagtggTAAATTGAAGGGTAAGGATTTTTGCCTACCTATATTAGGTTTACGATTTTCGAAAGAAAGTCCACCTTCCAAAAGtaatataaatgaaaaaataa is a window of Halictus rubicundus isolate RS-2024b chromosome 4, iyHalRubi1_principal, whole genome shotgun sequence DNA encoding:
- the LOC143353344 gene encoding prenylcysteine oxidase 1 translates to MELRIIFSFILLLEGGLSFENRKPNIAIIGGGIGGASSSHFLTELFQSNLNIDLYEAKTIGGRLATVQIDENEFEAGGAIIHPQNKYMQEFVKLLGLEHRTSTDGNKVGIWNGNEFVFEESNWEVISFAKLLYRYGIEPFSLNRLVQSILNDFAKIYDLQDAGKSFENVTGLLSAMNNGFPKLLQTSIKDYLLNLGYSDQMIDELVKSTLVVNYGQDTTVHSFLGAVSIAGAGFNLWSVKGGNKKVPEHLIYRNKNINIIPSYVVKIINAPKENGRQSYEVHYHNKDSTIIMKSVYDIVIVATPLTSDQQYPITFEGFPNNDFHGAEKYHRTIATFVKAGLKPYYFGSAEEIDTILSCEPNKTIVSSVGRLNSIEGSMKNSKVWKIFSNAPLRSGVLNEMFSNIDEIKEISWKAYPEYSTYVHDAKFKLHNTLYHVNAIEWAASAMEMSAISGRNVAILAHKDFSEKFYYNEINKMQTTVPANTPSIEL